Proteins co-encoded in one Setaria viridis chromosome 9, Setaria_viridis_v4.0, whole genome shotgun sequence genomic window:
- the LOC117835730 gene encoding ricin B-like lectin R40C1, with amino-acid sequence MASTFMIRCRASDDLSLAIVDGEAVLTKADARDDRQLWLKDMRYGAGLTDEAGSPAFALVNKATGEALKHSFGHSCPVRAIKFYPAGYVDESVLWAESEEHLGDGFRRIHMINNMDYIFDAEQAIPDYGGARDGTRLILFRWNGGQNQQWRIAPRSAPAAPGPELPPPDHARPVQILCRSGQGLSLTVRDGAAVLARADREDQRQCWVQSFRNTGHVTDDEGHRAFALVNRATGKALGHCRGDELVYLVGHKPDSVGVALLWTQSDDVGEEYHNIRTVSDVGLVLDAASGVPEAGGAHDGTAIIVFPRHGGCNQKWKMLPFY; translated from the exons ATGGCTTCCACGTTCATGATCCGCTGCCGCGCGTCCGACGACCTTAGCCTCGCAATCGTTGACGGCGAGGCCGTCCTAACCAAGGCTGACGCCCGCGACGACCGACAG CTGTGGCTCAAGGACATGAGGTACGGCGCCGGACTCACGGACGAGGCAGGCTCACCGGCGTTTGCCCTGGTCAACAAAGCCACCGGAGAAGCGCTGAAGCACTCCTTCGGCCACTCTTGCCCA GTCCGAGCCATCAAGTTCTACCCGGCGGGGTACGTGGACGAGTCAGTCCTGTGGGCCGAGAGCGAGGAGCACCTGGGCGACGGCTTCCGGCGCATCCACATGATCAACAACATGGACTACATCTTCGACGCGGAGCAGGCCATCCCTGActacggcggcgcgcgcgacggCACGCGCCTGATCCTCTTCCGCTGGAACGGCGGCCAGAACCAGCAGTGGCGGATCGCCCCGCGCAGTGCCCCCGCTGCGCCAGGGCCGGAGCTGCCACCGCCAGACCACGCGCGGCCGGTCCAAATCCTGTGCCGGAGCGGCCAGGGCCTGAGCCTCACTGTTCGTGACGGCGCAGCCGTCCTCGCCCGCGCCGACAGGGAGGACCAGCGACAG TGTTGGGTCCAGAGCTTCCGCAACACCGGCCACGTGACGGACGACGAGGGTCACCGGGCGTTCGCGCTCGTGAACCGGGCCACCGGGAAGGCCCTGGGGCACTGCCGCGGCGACGAGCTG GTTTACCTCGTCGGCCACAAGCCGGACTCTGTGGGTGTGGCCCTGCTGTGGACGCAGAGCGACGATGTAGGCGAGGAGTACCACAACATCCGCACCGTGAGCGACGTCGGTCTCGTCCTTGACGCGGCGAGTGGCGTTCCTGAGGCTGGCGGCGCGCATGACGGCACAGCCATTATAGTCTTCCCACGGCACGGCGGCTGCAACCAGAAGTGGAAGATGCTTCCGTTCTATTGA
- the LOC117838597 gene encoding phospholipid-transporting ATPase 1 isoform X2, with translation MAEDHGSSRHMSASQKELGDEDARVVRVGDAERTNERLDFAGNAVRTAKYSPLTFLPRNLFEQFHRLAYVYFLVIAVLNQLPQLAVFGRGASVMPLAFVLIVTAVKDAYEDWRRHRSDRAENGRLAAVLSPGGAQFLPTKWKDVRVGDVVRVVSDESLPADMVLLATSETTGVAYVQTLNLDGESNLKTRYAKQETLSTPPERLAGAVIRCERPSRNIYGFQANLELEGESRRIPLGPSNIVLRGCELKNTAWAVGVVVYAGRETKAMLNNAGAPKKRSRLETHMNRETLFLSAILVVLCALVATLSGVWLRTHEEELELAQFFHKKDYLKRDKNNDYENYNYYGIAAQIVFIFLMAVIVFQIMIPISLYISMELVRLGQAYFMIRDTRLFDESSNSRFQCRALNINEDLGQIKCIFSDKTGTLTQNKMEFRCASIDGVDYSDIARQRPAEGDRVWAPKISVNTDRELVKLIRDGGHTEQGKQTRDFFLALATCNTIVPMVTDGPDPKKKVIDYQGESPDEQALVSAAAAYGFVLVERTSGHIVIDVLGEKQRYDVLGLHEFDSDRKRMSVIIGCPDKSVKLFVKGADSSMFGIIDKNVNSDVVQATEKHLHSYSSLGLRTLVIGMRELSQEEFQEWQMAYEKASTALLGRGNLLRGVAADIERNLCLLGASGIEDKLQDGVPEAIEKLRQAGIKVWVLTGDKQETAISIGYSCKLLTRDMVQIVINSRSRDSCRKSLDDAMAMVNKYQSFSADPQLRVPLALIIDGNSLVYIFDADWDEKLFEIAIACDVVLCCRVAPLQKAGIVDLIKKRTSDMTLAIGDGANDVSMIQMADVGIGISGQEGRQAVMASDFAMGQFRFLVPLLLVHGHWNYQRMAYMILYNFYRNATFVFVLFWYVLYTGFTLTTAITEWSSVLYSVIYTAVPTIVVAILDKDLSRRTLLKYPQLYGPGQREENYNLRLFIFIMMDSIWQSIACFFIPYLAYRKSVIDSSSLGDLWTLSVVILVNIHLAMDVIRWNWITHVAIWGSIVATWICVMIIDSIPIMPGFWAIYKVMGTGLFWALLLAVTVVGMIPHFAAKAFSEYFTPSDIQIAREMEKSQDTHDATHPEVQMSSVSRA, from the exons CCGCTCGCCTTCGTCCTCATCGTCACTGCCGTCAAGGACGCGTACGAGGACTGGCGGCGCCACCGCTCCGACCGCGCCGAGaacggccgcctcgccgccgtcctctccccCGGGGGCGCCCAATTCCTCCCGACCAAGTGGAAGGACGTCCGCGTCGGCGACGTCGTGCGGGTCGTCTCCGACGAGTCGCTCCCCGCGGACATGGTCCTCCTCGCCACCAGCGAAACCACCGGCGTGGCGTACGTGCAGACGCTCAACCTTGACGGCGAGTCCAACCTCAAGACCCGCTACGCCAAGCAAGAGACCCTGTCCACGCCACCCgagcggctcgccggcgccgtcatcCGCTGCGAGCGCCCCAGCCGGAACATCTACGGCTTCCAGGCCAACCTCGAGCTCGAGGGGGAGAGCCGCCGGATACCACTCGGCCCGTCCAACATCGTGCTGCGCGGCTGCGAGCTCAAGAACACGGCCTGGGCCGTCGGCGTGGTGGTGTACGCGGGCCGGGAGACCAAGGCCATGCTCAACAACGCCGGCGCGCCCAAGAAGCGCAGCCGCCTCGAGACGCACATGAACCGCGAGACGCTCTTCCTCTCCGCCATCCTCGTCGTGCTCTGCGCGCTCGTCGCCACGCTCTCCGGCGTCTGGCTGCGCACCCacgaggaggagctcgagctCGCGCAGTTCTTCCACAAGAAGGACTACCTGAAGCGGGACAAGAACAATGACTACGAGAACTACAATTACTACGGCATAGCGGCTCAGATCGTGTTCATCTTCCTCATGGCGGTCATCGTGTTCCAGATCATGATACCCATCTCGCTCTACATCTCCATGGAGCTCGTCAGGCTCGGCCAGGCCTACTTCATGATCCGGGACACCAGGCTGTTCGACGAGTCGTCCAACTCGAGGTTCCAGTGCCGGGCTCTCAACATCAACGAGGATCTAGGCCAAATTAAGTGCATCTTCTCTGATAAGACCGGCACGCTCACGCAGAACAAGATGGAGTTCCGGTGCGCGAGCATTGACGGTGTCGATTACAGTGACATCGCACGGCAGCGACCTGCTG AGGGTGATCGTGTTTGGGCGCCAAAGATATCGGTGAACACCGACCGGGAGCTGGTGAAGTTGATCAGGGATGGGGGTCATACCGAGCAAGGGAAGCAGACCCGAGATTTCTTTCTCGCCCTGGCAACGTGCAACACCATTGTCCCCATGGTCACCGATGGCCCGGACCCTAAGAAGAAGGTGATTGATTACCAGGGCGAGTCACCGGATGAGCAGGCATTGGTCTCTGCCGCGGCGGCTTATGGCTTTGTGCTAGTGGAACGAACATCAGGGCACATTGTGATCGATGTCCTTGGTGAGAAACAGAG ATATGATGTCCTTGGGCTTCATGAGTTCGACAGTGACCGCAAGAGGATGTCTGTTATAATTGGCTGCCCTGATAAGTCTGTCAAGCTGTTTGTAAAAGGCGCAGATAGTTCAATGTTTGGAATCATTGACAAAAATGTCAATTCAGATGTTGTCCAAGCAACTGAGAAGCATCTCCATTCATATTCATCATTAGGCCTGCGAACGCTTGTCATCGGTATGCGGGAACTTAGCCAAGAAGAGTTTCAGGAGTGGCAAATGGCTTATGAAAAGGCTAGCACCGCACTACTAGGAAGAGGAAACCTACTCCGTGGCGTGGCTGCTGACATCGAGAGGAACTTGTGCCTATTGGGAGCGTCTGGTATTGAGGACAAGCTGCAAGATGGAGTACCTGAAGCAATTGAGAAACTGAGGCAAGCAGGGATCAAGGTTTGGGTGCTAACAGGTGACAAGCAAGAAACTGCCATCTCCATTGGCTATTCCTGCAAGCTTTTGACAAGGGACATGGTACAGATTGTAATCAACAGTCGCTCAAGAGATTCATGCAGAAAGAGTCTGGATGATGCAATGGCCATGGTTAACAAATACCAATCATTCTCGGCAGACCCACAACTCAGAGTGCCCCTTGCTTTGATTATTGATGGAAACAGCCTTGTCTATATTTTTGATGCGGATTGGGATGAGAAG CTCTTTGAAATCGCAATAGCTTGTGATGTCGTCCTATGCTGTCGGGTAGCTCCCCTACAGAAGGCTGGTATTGTTGATCTCATAAAGAAGAGAACGAGTGACATGACTCTAGCTATTGGAGATG GTGCAAATGATGTATCCATGATTCAAATGGCTGACGTTGGCATTGGCATCagcggacaagagggaaggcaagCTGTTATGGCCTCAGATTTCGCCATGGGGCAATTCAGATTTTTAGTTCCTCTATTGTTGGTTCATGGCCATTGGAACTACCAGAGGATGGCATACATGATCTTATATAACTTTTACAGAAATGCTACTTTTGTCTTTGTACTATTCTG GTATGTACTTTACACTGGTTTCACCCTGACAACAGCAATAACTGAGTGGAGCAGCGTGCTGTACTCTGTGATATACACTGCTGTCCCTACTATTGTTGTTGCCATTCTCGACAAGGATCTCAGCCGTCGGACATTGCTGAAATATCCCCAGCTATATGGCCCAGGACAGCGTGAGGAGAATTACAATCTGAGGCTGTTCATCTTCATCATGATGGACTCCATCTGGCAGAGCATTGCATGTTTCTTCATCCCTTACCTTGCATATAGGAAGAGTGTAATTGACAGTTCCAGCCTTGGAGACCTCTGGACACTCTCTGTTGTCATTCTTGTTAACATTCACCTGGCAATGGATGTCATCAGATGGAACTGGATCACACATGTGGCGATATGGGGTAGCATTGTTGCGACATGGATTTGCGTCATGATCATAGACTCCATACCGATCATGCCTGGTTTCTG GGCAATCTATAAGGTGATGGGAACTGGGTTGTTCTGGGCATTGTTGCTTGCGGTAACCGTAGTCGGGATGATTCCTCATTTTGCCGCAAAGGCCTTCAGTGAGTATTTCACCCCCAGTGACATTCAAATCGCAAGAGAAATGGAGAAGTCACAAGATACCCATGATGCAACCCATCCAGAAGTTCAGATGAGTTCTGTAAGTAGAGCTTAG
- the LOC117838597 gene encoding phospholipid-transporting ATPase 1 isoform X1, which yields MAEDHGSSRHMSASQKELGDEDARVVRVGDAERTNERLDFAGNAVRTAKYSPLTFLPRNLFEQFHRLAYVYFLVIAVLNQLPQLAVFGRGASVMPLAFVLIVTAVKDAYEDWRRHRSDRAENGRLAAVLSPGGAQFLPTKWKDVRVGDVVRVVSDESLPADMVLLATSETTGVAYVQTLNLDGESNLKTRYAKQETLSTPPERLAGAVIRCERPSRNIYGFQANLELEGESRRIPLGPSNIVLRGCELKNTAWAVGVVVYAGRETKAMLNNAGAPKKRSRLETHMNRETLFLSAILVVLCALVATLSGVWLRTHEEELELAQFFHKKDYLKRDKNNDYENYNYYGIAAQIVFIFLMAVIVFQIMIPISLYISMELVRLGQAYFMIRDTRLFDESSNSRFQCRALNINEDLGQIKCIFSDKTGTLTQNKMEFRCASIDGVDYSDIARQRPAAEGDRVWAPKISVNTDRELVKLIRDGGHTEQGKQTRDFFLALATCNTIVPMVTDGPDPKKKVIDYQGESPDEQALVSAAAAYGFVLVERTSGHIVIDVLGEKQRYDVLGLHEFDSDRKRMSVIIGCPDKSVKLFVKGADSSMFGIIDKNVNSDVVQATEKHLHSYSSLGLRTLVIGMRELSQEEFQEWQMAYEKASTALLGRGNLLRGVAADIERNLCLLGASGIEDKLQDGVPEAIEKLRQAGIKVWVLTGDKQETAISIGYSCKLLTRDMVQIVINSRSRDSCRKSLDDAMAMVNKYQSFSADPQLRVPLALIIDGNSLVYIFDADWDEKLFEIAIACDVVLCCRVAPLQKAGIVDLIKKRTSDMTLAIGDGANDVSMIQMADVGIGISGQEGRQAVMASDFAMGQFRFLVPLLLVHGHWNYQRMAYMILYNFYRNATFVFVLFWYVLYTGFTLTTAITEWSSVLYSVIYTAVPTIVVAILDKDLSRRTLLKYPQLYGPGQREENYNLRLFIFIMMDSIWQSIACFFIPYLAYRKSVIDSSSLGDLWTLSVVILVNIHLAMDVIRWNWITHVAIWGSIVATWICVMIIDSIPIMPGFWAIYKVMGTGLFWALLLAVTVVGMIPHFAAKAFSEYFTPSDIQIAREMEKSQDTHDATHPEVQMSSVSRA from the exons CCGCTCGCCTTCGTCCTCATCGTCACTGCCGTCAAGGACGCGTACGAGGACTGGCGGCGCCACCGCTCCGACCGCGCCGAGaacggccgcctcgccgccgtcctctccccCGGGGGCGCCCAATTCCTCCCGACCAAGTGGAAGGACGTCCGCGTCGGCGACGTCGTGCGGGTCGTCTCCGACGAGTCGCTCCCCGCGGACATGGTCCTCCTCGCCACCAGCGAAACCACCGGCGTGGCGTACGTGCAGACGCTCAACCTTGACGGCGAGTCCAACCTCAAGACCCGCTACGCCAAGCAAGAGACCCTGTCCACGCCACCCgagcggctcgccggcgccgtcatcCGCTGCGAGCGCCCCAGCCGGAACATCTACGGCTTCCAGGCCAACCTCGAGCTCGAGGGGGAGAGCCGCCGGATACCACTCGGCCCGTCCAACATCGTGCTGCGCGGCTGCGAGCTCAAGAACACGGCCTGGGCCGTCGGCGTGGTGGTGTACGCGGGCCGGGAGACCAAGGCCATGCTCAACAACGCCGGCGCGCCCAAGAAGCGCAGCCGCCTCGAGACGCACATGAACCGCGAGACGCTCTTCCTCTCCGCCATCCTCGTCGTGCTCTGCGCGCTCGTCGCCACGCTCTCCGGCGTCTGGCTGCGCACCCacgaggaggagctcgagctCGCGCAGTTCTTCCACAAGAAGGACTACCTGAAGCGGGACAAGAACAATGACTACGAGAACTACAATTACTACGGCATAGCGGCTCAGATCGTGTTCATCTTCCTCATGGCGGTCATCGTGTTCCAGATCATGATACCCATCTCGCTCTACATCTCCATGGAGCTCGTCAGGCTCGGCCAGGCCTACTTCATGATCCGGGACACCAGGCTGTTCGACGAGTCGTCCAACTCGAGGTTCCAGTGCCGGGCTCTCAACATCAACGAGGATCTAGGCCAAATTAAGTGCATCTTCTCTGATAAGACCGGCACGCTCACGCAGAACAAGATGGAGTTCCGGTGCGCGAGCATTGACGGTGTCGATTACAGTGACATCGCACGGCAGCGACCTGCTG CAGAGGGTGATCGTGTTTGGGCGCCAAAGATATCGGTGAACACCGACCGGGAGCTGGTGAAGTTGATCAGGGATGGGGGTCATACCGAGCAAGGGAAGCAGACCCGAGATTTCTTTCTCGCCCTGGCAACGTGCAACACCATTGTCCCCATGGTCACCGATGGCCCGGACCCTAAGAAGAAGGTGATTGATTACCAGGGCGAGTCACCGGATGAGCAGGCATTGGTCTCTGCCGCGGCGGCTTATGGCTTTGTGCTAGTGGAACGAACATCAGGGCACATTGTGATCGATGTCCTTGGTGAGAAACAGAG ATATGATGTCCTTGGGCTTCATGAGTTCGACAGTGACCGCAAGAGGATGTCTGTTATAATTGGCTGCCCTGATAAGTCTGTCAAGCTGTTTGTAAAAGGCGCAGATAGTTCAATGTTTGGAATCATTGACAAAAATGTCAATTCAGATGTTGTCCAAGCAACTGAGAAGCATCTCCATTCATATTCATCATTAGGCCTGCGAACGCTTGTCATCGGTATGCGGGAACTTAGCCAAGAAGAGTTTCAGGAGTGGCAAATGGCTTATGAAAAGGCTAGCACCGCACTACTAGGAAGAGGAAACCTACTCCGTGGCGTGGCTGCTGACATCGAGAGGAACTTGTGCCTATTGGGAGCGTCTGGTATTGAGGACAAGCTGCAAGATGGAGTACCTGAAGCAATTGAGAAACTGAGGCAAGCAGGGATCAAGGTTTGGGTGCTAACAGGTGACAAGCAAGAAACTGCCATCTCCATTGGCTATTCCTGCAAGCTTTTGACAAGGGACATGGTACAGATTGTAATCAACAGTCGCTCAAGAGATTCATGCAGAAAGAGTCTGGATGATGCAATGGCCATGGTTAACAAATACCAATCATTCTCGGCAGACCCACAACTCAGAGTGCCCCTTGCTTTGATTATTGATGGAAACAGCCTTGTCTATATTTTTGATGCGGATTGGGATGAGAAG CTCTTTGAAATCGCAATAGCTTGTGATGTCGTCCTATGCTGTCGGGTAGCTCCCCTACAGAAGGCTGGTATTGTTGATCTCATAAAGAAGAGAACGAGTGACATGACTCTAGCTATTGGAGATG GTGCAAATGATGTATCCATGATTCAAATGGCTGACGTTGGCATTGGCATCagcggacaagagggaaggcaagCTGTTATGGCCTCAGATTTCGCCATGGGGCAATTCAGATTTTTAGTTCCTCTATTGTTGGTTCATGGCCATTGGAACTACCAGAGGATGGCATACATGATCTTATATAACTTTTACAGAAATGCTACTTTTGTCTTTGTACTATTCTG GTATGTACTTTACACTGGTTTCACCCTGACAACAGCAATAACTGAGTGGAGCAGCGTGCTGTACTCTGTGATATACACTGCTGTCCCTACTATTGTTGTTGCCATTCTCGACAAGGATCTCAGCCGTCGGACATTGCTGAAATATCCCCAGCTATATGGCCCAGGACAGCGTGAGGAGAATTACAATCTGAGGCTGTTCATCTTCATCATGATGGACTCCATCTGGCAGAGCATTGCATGTTTCTTCATCCCTTACCTTGCATATAGGAAGAGTGTAATTGACAGTTCCAGCCTTGGAGACCTCTGGACACTCTCTGTTGTCATTCTTGTTAACATTCACCTGGCAATGGATGTCATCAGATGGAACTGGATCACACATGTGGCGATATGGGGTAGCATTGTTGCGACATGGATTTGCGTCATGATCATAGACTCCATACCGATCATGCCTGGTTTCTG GGCAATCTATAAGGTGATGGGAACTGGGTTGTTCTGGGCATTGTTGCTTGCGGTAACCGTAGTCGGGATGATTCCTCATTTTGCCGCAAAGGCCTTCAGTGAGTATTTCACCCCCAGTGACATTCAAATCGCAAGAGAAATGGAGAAGTCACAAGATACCCATGATGCAACCCATCCAGAAGTTCAGATGAGTTCTGTAAGTAGAGCTTAG